In Flavobacterium sp. GSB-24, the genomic window AAATGCAGGTAATTCAGTTTTCCTTCTACCCTGCTTAGTTTTACTATTATTTCGACTTGCCCGTCTTTAGTAAACTTTAGTGCATTACTCACTAAATTCATTAAAATTTGAGCCAGTCTTAATTTATCTCCAATTAAATATTCTGGAATTTCAGGATCTATGTCTATTGAAATTCTATTGTTGTTTTTTTGGGAAAGAAAAGAAAGTGAGTTTTTTATAACTGTGATTTCATCTGAAATATTAAATGTCAAATTTTCAAGTACTACTTTATTTTCTTCAATTTTATTAATCTGCAGAATATCATTTACCAAAGACAGTAAATATCTGGCAGAAAATTTAAGCGAACTTAGATGCTGGCTTCTAGAAATTTCTTTATGTTCTTCTAATAACATATTAGTAATTCCAACCACACCATACAACGGAGTGCGTAATTCGTGGCTTATAGTCGAAATAAATTGTGTTTTCAGCAAAGATGCCTCCTCTGCAATTTCTTTCGCTTTTAGAAGCTCTAAATTATGTTTTTTCTTAAATCGAATATTCTTAACTAAAGTGATGATTAAAAACAGAAGTATAAAAGAAATCAAGATAAAAAGAATAACGATGATCCTTGATTTTTTAAGACTTTGAGACTGCTCTACTTTTTCACTTTCAATTTTATCAATCTGTCTTTTATATTCATCTAACTCAAGCCCCATTCCCGCAATCGAAGCTTTTTTTAGTTTCTTTTCGTTATATAGTACTTCCGAAATTTTATTGTGATTCACTAAAGCTTCATAAGCCTCTTTGTGCCTTTTAATTTTATTTAAAAACTTTGAATATTCTAAATAAACATTCGATAAATCTGTTTTTTCTTCACATGTTTTTCCTGCTTCAATAGCACTTAAAAAATAAGTATTAGCCGCATTATTATCGTTTTTGTAACTTAAATAAATCGCATTAAGCATATCTACGATAACTTCTGTAGATCCGTCGCTATATTTGTTTTTTGTGCTGTTAATGTATTTTAAAAAAAGATATCCCTGATCGTAATTTTTAATATCAAAGTATGCCCAGGTAATATTTACATTTGTAAAGTAAACTTCTTTTAAATCATTAATTTTCAAACCATAAGCTACAGATTTTTTATAATAACTAATACCTTTGTCAAATTGTTTCTTTTCGAAACAATACATGTTCCCTAGATTATTATAGAGGTTGCATTTTAGAGAGTCGTTATTTGTTTTATTGGCATAATACAAGCTTTTTTTATAGAAGAAAATCGCTTTATCAAAGTCTGATAATTCATTATAGTTAGCCGCAATAATATTATAGGAACGAGAAATGAGGCAATAGTCTTTTAGTAATGTTGCAGAATTTAATGCCGCTCTAGAAATTTTTAGTGATTGCTCAAAATTAGATTCCCGAAAATTTAAAAGTGCTTTTTTAACCAGCTTATCGATCTTAGGATCTTTATTACAATTAGATTGAGAAATTGCCGAATTGGCGAAGCAATTCAGACCAAAGAATAGAAGTAAAAATATCCGTATTTGGGGCATTAATCGGCTAGTTTTATCAAATATACACTTTAAAATAAAAAAAAGCTGTATTTCATAAAAAAATACAGCTTTTGACTTGTTATTTAGGACACTAAGGCCAAAAAATAATATTCTTAGTGTTAAAATCTTATTCGTTTATTGTTTATTCTTTACCTTCTTCCCACTGTCCTACAACAGAAGTTGCCAGTGCATTTCCAAGTACATTTGTTGCACTTCTAAACATATCACAAAAATGATCAATAGGCAGAATCAATGCAATACCTTCAATTGGAATATCAAACATGCCGCAAGTTGCCGCAACAACAACTAAACTTGCTCTTGGAACACCTGCAATACCTTTACTGGTTAGCATTAATACTAACAGCATCGCCATTTGAGTTCCCAAATCTAAATGTACATTGTAAAACTGTGCAATAAAAATACTGGCAAAAGTCATATACATCATGCTTCCATCAAGATTAAACGAATAACCAAGCGGCAGCATAAAAGAAACAATTTTATCTTTTACTCCAAAACCTTCTAATTCTTCTGTTAGTTTAGGAAATACAGCCTCGCTGCTAGTTGTTCCAAAAGCAATTGCTAATGGCCCAGTGATACGTCTTAATAATTCTGTCATTCTTCCTTTTAAGAA contains:
- a CDS encoding response regulator, encoding MPQIRIFLLLFFGLNCFANSAISQSNCNKDPKIDKLVKKALLNFRESNFEQSLKISRAALNSATLLKDYCLISRSYNIIAANYNELSDFDKAIFFYKKSLYYANKTNNDSLKCNLYNNLGNMYCFEKKQFDKGISYYKKSVAYGLKINDLKEVYFTNVNITWAYFDIKNYDQGYLFLKYINSTKNKYSDGSTEVIVDMLNAIYLSYKNDNNAANTYFLSAIEAGKTCEEKTDLSNVYLEYSKFLNKIKRHKEAYEALVNHNKISEVLYNEKKLKKASIAGMGLELDEYKRQIDKIESEKVEQSQSLKKSRIIVILFILISFILLFLIITLVKNIRFKKKHNLELLKAKEIAEEASLLKTQFISTISHELRTPLYGVVGITNMLLEEHKEISRSQHLSSLKFSARYLLSLVNDILQINKIEENKVVLENLTFNISDEITVIKNSLSFLSQKNNNRISIDIDPEIPEYLIGDKLRLAQILMNLVSNALKFTKDGQVEIIVKLSRVEGKLNYLHFLIKDNGVGIALVDQSKIFEKFVQVGRKDEDYQGTGLGLSIVKRLLGLFGSTITLDSDLGKGTSFSFEIGFEHDLAKTKSIIDEIEVDLTSNEVYKILVVEDNLINQLVTKKIIEKNNYICKVVDDGYAALKILENEVFDLILMDINMPLMNGFETTKRIRLAGIETPIVALTAFDKDEITDEALSSGMNDIIIKPFEPVKLFKIINYLIKEKNAV